The following proteins come from a genomic window of Aspergillus oryzae RIB40 DNA, chromosome 4:
- a CDS encoding uncharacterized protein (predicted protein) — MAAASVNNSNPQAQPESPSEKLKQNHTSTPSVSSKLNGATANGVDNIDSPYFRELQRSLRNTVKKLNATAKVDAIIAENPGKSLDDLVAEKKINADQKAQALKKPALQATIAQIEEQIANYKEFAAQYEQRLATQQAELAKAHKEELDAIQEKAVSEAKKASQTDLRQRLLSLSKFLCAAATMRRSGDETSSLTRAFEGVLYQVYGGSHEAVNSMLKLIDGVDEKVVSVEGEALEITYNKVKQTSEEHAPATEEVGTDAAPESDPTLANAGYTELQDCSYDTGIPAASEPTTAVSQPEQVAPPAQTLVDDAANPVAEASWNPKTGDSLASSANNDGWVEVPRDPAETDTGLEATPVAADTGDNNVITEETTENGAENVTVSKSQGGDGFEAVVHHQRQPSSRGRGRGGRGRDGFRGRGRGDFRGRGRGRGGRGRGGPNGNTVTPPAGSQ, encoded by the exons caagcaaaACCATACTTCTACTCCTTCGGTTAGTTCGAAATTAAATGGAGCGACCGCCAACGGCGTGGACAACATTGACAGCCCGTACTTCAGAGAACTGCAAAG GAGCTTGCGCAATACTGTGAAGAAGCTG AATGCGACCGCTAAAGTTGATGCCATCATTGCCGAAAATCCCGGAAAATCCCTTGATGACCTGGTtgccgagaagaagatcaatgccGACCAAAAGGCGCAGGCATTGAAGAAGCCCGCTCTGCAAGCCACTATCGCTCAGATTGAAGAGCAGATCGCCAACTACAAGGAATTTGCTGCCCAGTACGAGCAACGCCTGGCCACCCAGCAGGCCGAGTTAGCGAAGGCCCATAAAGAGGAGTTGGACGCAATTCAGGAGAAAGCTGTCTCTGAGGCTAAGAAAGCGAGTCAGACTGACTTGAGACAGCGTCTGCTTAGCTTGAGCAAATTTCTCTGTGCTGCTGCCACCATGAGACGCTCTGGCGACGAAACCTCCAGTCTGACTCGTGCCTTTGAAGGTGTTCTATACCAGGTTTATGGAGGGTCGCACGAGGCCGTCAATTCGATGTTAAAGCTAATTGATGGTGTGGATGAAAAGGTTGTCAGTGTTGAAGGGGAGGCACTGGAGATCACCT ATAACAAAGTGAAACAAACTTCTGAAGAGCACGCCCCCGCAACTGAAGAAGTAGGCACGGATGCTGCTCCCGAATCGGATCCTACTCTGGCCAATGCTGGTTACACTGAACTCCAGGATTGCTCTTATGACACCGGAATCCCCGCCGCGAGCGAGCCCACCACTGCTGTATCCCAGCCCGAGCAGGTCGCTCCACCGGCGCAGACGCTCGTTGACGATGCTGCTAACCCTGTTGCCGAGGCTAGCTGGAATCCCAAGACTGGCGATTCACTTGCATCCTCGGCGAATAACGATGGCTGGGTTGAAGTGCCACGTGATCCGGCCGAGACTGATACTGGCCTTGAGGCTACCCCTGTAGCTGCTGACACGGGCGACAACAATGTGATTACAGAAGAGACCACGGAAAATGGTGCTGAGAATGTCACTGTGTCTAAATCGCAAGGCGGCGACGGTTTCGAAGCGGTCGTGCATCATCAGAGACAGCCTAGTTcccgtggccgtggccgtggCGGGCGTGGACGTGACGGGTTTCGGGGACGCGGACGTGGTGATTTCAGGGGTCGTGGTAGAGGTCGTGGCGGCCGCGGACGTGGCGGACCTAATGGCAACACAGTCACCCCTCCTGCCGGATCTCAGTAA